One region of Quercus lobata isolate SW786 chromosome 2, ValleyOak3.0 Primary Assembly, whole genome shotgun sequence genomic DNA includes:
- the LOC115957114 gene encoding transcription factor MYB82-like — protein MESKRVKPQLKKNLWKPEEDLILKNYVETHGEGNWATVSERSGLMRGGKSCRLRWKNYLRPNIKRGEMSKEEEDLIIRMHKLLGNRWSLIAGRLPGRTDNEVKNYWNTHLNKKCLLGKRKATNSNNHEEEDNDENMNKKNKLGPPFHSEPNGSSLINLTSNTKLGLEEGSKKEESTVTEGNWMDYDASSFNYDIMDYPIMPEAAAGGAGNSASFVFDDEPLIAYMDSFILLEAFGCGGEEL, from the exons ATGGAAAGTAAAAGAGTGAAGCCACAGCTGAAGAAAAATTTGTGGAAGCCAGAGGAGGACTTGATTCTGAAAAACTATGTGGAAACTCATGGTGAAGGCAACTGGGCTACTGTCTCTGAGAGATCAG gtTTGATGAGGGGCGGGAAGAGTTGCAGGCTAAGATGGAAAAACTATCTGAGACCAAACATCAAACGTGGTGAGATGTCCAAAGAGGAAGAAGACCTTATCATACGAATGCATAAGCTTCTCGGCAACAG GTGGTCACTGATTGCTGGCCGGCTTCCTGGCCGAACGGataatgaagtgaagaactaCTGGAATACCCATTTGAACAAGAAATGCCTTCTAGGCAAAAGAAAAGCGACTAACTCAAACAACCATGAAGAGGAAGACAACGATGAGAACATGAACAAGAAGAATAAATTGGGTCCACCATTTCATTCAGAGCCCAATGGAAGCTCACTTATAAATTTGACAAGCAACACAAAATTGGGTTTGGAAGAAGGAAGCAAGAAAGAAGAGAGCACAGTGACAGAGGGTAATTGGATGGATTATGACGCAAGTAGCTTCAACTATGACATAATGGATTATCCAATAATGCCTGAAGCAGCAGCAGGAGGAGCAGGGAACAGTGCAAGTTTCGTCTTTGACGATGAGCCTCTTATAGCCTACATGGATTCTTTTATCTTGCTTGAAGCATTTGGATGTGGTGGAGAGGAGTTGTAG
- the LOC115977096 gene encoding TBC1 domain family member 15 isoform X1, producing MQETEQHDLSDDADYAASQLQGSASMMQSDSISKQSSSSDSDGAEIVYSKDNVTIHPTQFASERIGGRLKLIKQGSSLFMSWIPYKGQSSNARVSEKDRNLYTIRAVPFTEVRSIRRHTPALGWQYIIVVLSSGLAFPPLYFYNGGVKEFLATIKQHVFIVRSSEDANTFLVNDFQNPLQRTLSSLELPRAVSVAIEPSTSFSAGESPSNENQQRIGGGFHNESSSISQYNAKQRQKVHDPRDLSIQVLEKFSLVTKFARETTSQLFRESHGNGYGAIERRNHDQSSFDYPERVSSVKENIPDEIPVPSDPLEKISCLKHNHVEEAATNLGTFELISCKEVDKLTLVWGKPRQPPLGSEEWVTFLDSEGRIVDSKALRKRVFYGGVEHGLRKEVWALLLGYHSYDSTYAEREYLRSIKKSEYETIKIQWQSISPEQAKRFTKFRERKGLIEKDVVRTDRSFSFYDGDDNTNVNLLRDILLTYSFYNFDLGYCQGMSDLLSPILFVMEDESESFWCFVALMERLGPNFNRDQNGMHSQLFALCKLVELLDSPLHNYFKQNDCLNYFFCFRWILIQFKREFEYEKTMRLWEVLWTHYLSEHLHLYVCVAILKRYRNKIMGEQMDFDPLLKFINELSGRIDLDSILRDAEALCICAGENGAACIPPGTPPSLPVDGLLLSTQQDDVL from the exons ATGCAAGAAACTGAGCAACACGATTTATCGGACGACGCCGATTACGCCGCCTCACAGCTacaa ggatCAGCGAGCATGATGCAAAGCGATAGTATTAGCAAACAGAGCTCGTCGAGCGATTCCGACGGCGCTGAAATCGTTTATTCGAAGGATAACGTTACAATTCACCCGACTCAGTTCGCGTCCGAGAGGATCGGTGGCCGGTTGAAGTTGATTAAGCAAGGCTCTTCTCTCTTTATG TCTTGGATTCCGTACAAAGGCCAAAGCTCCAATGCGAGGGTCTCTGAGAAAG ATAGGAATCTTTATACCATAAGGGCAGTTCCTTTTACGGAAGTTAGGTCCATTCGTCGCCACACCCCGGCGCTTGGCTGGCAGTACATTATCGTTGTTTTGTCGTCAG GACTTGCTTTTCCTCCTCTTTACTTCTACAATGGAGGAGTCAAAGAGTTCCTTGCTACAATAAAGCAACATGTTTTTATTGTGAG GTCTTCTGAAGATGCAAATACATTCCTTGTGAATGATTTTCAAAATCCTCTCCAG AGAACTTTGTCTTCTTTGGAGCTGCCGAGGGCTGTTTCTGTTGCTATTGAGCCATCTACTTCCTTTTCAGCTGGTGAGTCCCCTTCAAATGAAAACCAGCAGAGAATTGGTGGGGGCTTTCACAATGAAAGTTCTAGTATATCTCAATACAATGCGAAGCAAAGACAAAAGGTTCATGATCCTCGAGATCTTTCAATTCAAGTCTTGGAAAAATTCTCTCTTGTGACCAAATTTGCCCGGGAGACAACTTCACAACTGTTCCGTGAAAGTCATGGTAATGGATATGGCGCGATTGAGAGGAGGAACCATGACCAGTCTTCCTTTGATTACCCCGAGAGGGTATCCAGTGTTAAAGAAAACATTCCTGATGAAATCCCTGTACCCTCAGATCCTTTGGAG AAAATTTCATGTTTGAAACACAATCATGTTGAAGAAGCTGCCACCAATTTGGGAACTTTTGAGCTAATCAGTTGTAAGGAG gtTGATAAATTGACACTGGTATGGGGAAAACCACGACAGCCACCTTTGGGGTCTGAAGAG TGGGTTACCTTCTTGGATTCTGAAGGAAGAATTGTGGATTCTAAAGCTTtaagaaagagagttttttatGGGGGAGTTGAGCATGGATTACGGAAAGAG GTGTGGGCATTGTTGCTGGGATACCATTCATATGATTCAACATATGCAGAGAGAGAATATCTTAGGTCCATTAAAAAGTCAGAGTACGAGACCATAAAGATCCAGTGGCAG AGCATCTCCCCAGAACAGGCAAAAAGATTTACAAAATTTAGGGAGAGAAAAGGCCTTATTGAGAAGGACGTG GTAAGGACGGACAGATCGTTTTCTTTCTATGATGGGGATGATAATACAAATGTGAATCTATTACGTGATATTCTGTTAACTTACTCATTCTACAACTTTGATCTTGGTTACTGTCAG GGTATGAGTGATCTCCTGTCCCCAATATTGTTTGTAATGGAGGATGAGTCAGAATcattttggtgttttgttgCACTGATGGAACGCCTTGGGCCCAATTTCAACCGTGATCAAAATGGCATGCACTCTCAACTTTTTGCATTGTGCAAG TTGGTGGAATTGTTAGACAGCCCATTGCATAACTATTTTAAGCAAAACGATTGCTTGAATTATTTCTTTTGCTTTCGCTGGATTCTAATACAATTCAAGAG ggaatttGAATATGAGAAAACAATGCGTTTGTGGGAGGTACTGTGGACACATTATTTGTCTGAGCACCTCCACCTGTACGTATGTGTTGCAATCTTGAAGCGATACCGTAATAAGATTATGGGAGAGCAGATGGACTTTGACCCGCTCTTGAAGTTCATCAATGAGCTGAGTGGTCGCATTGACCTTGATTCAATCCTCAGGGATGCAGAGGCTCTGTGCATATGTGCTGGTGAGAATGGTGCTGCTTGCATCCCTCCTGGAACCCCACCTTCATTGCCTGTTGATGGTTTATTATTGTCCACACAACAAGATGATGTCTTGTAA
- the LOC115977096 gene encoding TBC1 domain family member 15 isoform X2, with amino-acid sequence MQETEQHDLSDDADYAASQLQGSASMMQSDSISKQSSSSDSDGAEIVYSKDNVTIHPTQFASERIGGRLKLIKQGSSLFMSWIPYKGQSSNARVSEKDRNLYTIRAVPFTEVRSIRRHTPALGWQYIIVVLSSGLAFPPLYFYNGGVKEFLATIKQHVFIVRSSEDANTFLVNDFQNPLQRTLSSLELPRAVSVAIEPSTSFSAGESPSNENQQRIGGGFHNESSSISQYNAKQRQKVHDPRDLSIQVLEKFSLVTKFARETTSQLFRESHGNGYGAIERRNHDQSSFDYPERVSSVKENIPDEIPVPSDPLEVDKLTLVWGKPRQPPLGSEEWVTFLDSEGRIVDSKALRKRVFYGGVEHGLRKEVWALLLGYHSYDSTYAEREYLRSIKKSEYETIKIQWQSISPEQAKRFTKFRERKGLIEKDVVRTDRSFSFYDGDDNTNVNLLRDILLTYSFYNFDLGYCQGMSDLLSPILFVMEDESESFWCFVALMERLGPNFNRDQNGMHSQLFALCKLVELLDSPLHNYFKQNDCLNYFFCFRWILIQFKREFEYEKTMRLWEVLWTHYLSEHLHLYVCVAILKRYRNKIMGEQMDFDPLLKFINELSGRIDLDSILRDAEALCICAGENGAACIPPGTPPSLPVDGLLLSTQQDDVL; translated from the exons ATGCAAGAAACTGAGCAACACGATTTATCGGACGACGCCGATTACGCCGCCTCACAGCTacaa ggatCAGCGAGCATGATGCAAAGCGATAGTATTAGCAAACAGAGCTCGTCGAGCGATTCCGACGGCGCTGAAATCGTTTATTCGAAGGATAACGTTACAATTCACCCGACTCAGTTCGCGTCCGAGAGGATCGGTGGCCGGTTGAAGTTGATTAAGCAAGGCTCTTCTCTCTTTATG TCTTGGATTCCGTACAAAGGCCAAAGCTCCAATGCGAGGGTCTCTGAGAAAG ATAGGAATCTTTATACCATAAGGGCAGTTCCTTTTACGGAAGTTAGGTCCATTCGTCGCCACACCCCGGCGCTTGGCTGGCAGTACATTATCGTTGTTTTGTCGTCAG GACTTGCTTTTCCTCCTCTTTACTTCTACAATGGAGGAGTCAAAGAGTTCCTTGCTACAATAAAGCAACATGTTTTTATTGTGAG GTCTTCTGAAGATGCAAATACATTCCTTGTGAATGATTTTCAAAATCCTCTCCAG AGAACTTTGTCTTCTTTGGAGCTGCCGAGGGCTGTTTCTGTTGCTATTGAGCCATCTACTTCCTTTTCAGCTGGTGAGTCCCCTTCAAATGAAAACCAGCAGAGAATTGGTGGGGGCTTTCACAATGAAAGTTCTAGTATATCTCAATACAATGCGAAGCAAAGACAAAAGGTTCATGATCCTCGAGATCTTTCAATTCAAGTCTTGGAAAAATTCTCTCTTGTGACCAAATTTGCCCGGGAGACAACTTCACAACTGTTCCGTGAAAGTCATGGTAATGGATATGGCGCGATTGAGAGGAGGAACCATGACCAGTCTTCCTTTGATTACCCCGAGAGGGTATCCAGTGTTAAAGAAAACATTCCTGATGAAATCCCTGTACCCTCAGATCCTTTGGAG gtTGATAAATTGACACTGGTATGGGGAAAACCACGACAGCCACCTTTGGGGTCTGAAGAG TGGGTTACCTTCTTGGATTCTGAAGGAAGAATTGTGGATTCTAAAGCTTtaagaaagagagttttttatGGGGGAGTTGAGCATGGATTACGGAAAGAG GTGTGGGCATTGTTGCTGGGATACCATTCATATGATTCAACATATGCAGAGAGAGAATATCTTAGGTCCATTAAAAAGTCAGAGTACGAGACCATAAAGATCCAGTGGCAG AGCATCTCCCCAGAACAGGCAAAAAGATTTACAAAATTTAGGGAGAGAAAAGGCCTTATTGAGAAGGACGTG GTAAGGACGGACAGATCGTTTTCTTTCTATGATGGGGATGATAATACAAATGTGAATCTATTACGTGATATTCTGTTAACTTACTCATTCTACAACTTTGATCTTGGTTACTGTCAG GGTATGAGTGATCTCCTGTCCCCAATATTGTTTGTAATGGAGGATGAGTCAGAATcattttggtgttttgttgCACTGATGGAACGCCTTGGGCCCAATTTCAACCGTGATCAAAATGGCATGCACTCTCAACTTTTTGCATTGTGCAAG TTGGTGGAATTGTTAGACAGCCCATTGCATAACTATTTTAAGCAAAACGATTGCTTGAATTATTTCTTTTGCTTTCGCTGGATTCTAATACAATTCAAGAG ggaatttGAATATGAGAAAACAATGCGTTTGTGGGAGGTACTGTGGACACATTATTTGTCTGAGCACCTCCACCTGTACGTATGTGTTGCAATCTTGAAGCGATACCGTAATAAGATTATGGGAGAGCAGATGGACTTTGACCCGCTCTTGAAGTTCATCAATGAGCTGAGTGGTCGCATTGACCTTGATTCAATCCTCAGGGATGCAGAGGCTCTGTGCATATGTGCTGGTGAGAATGGTGCTGCTTGCATCCCTCCTGGAACCCCACCTTCATTGCCTGTTGATGGTTTATTATTGTCCACACAACAAGATGATGTCTTGTAA
- the LOC115973785 gene encoding uncharacterized protein C2orf16-like: MSEERSGGRAPSSSIESSRGSTWRERRQKRREDREHPRGEERSGLGEGSAQTHRTVSGVSVHRQYDDRDRELERLRRLVMDLELEARGRRQKRNHNPRQRRNRGEEGSSRSSTQRFQDRSRSQESHRHSRETRHQWDRS; encoded by the coding sequence ATGTCCGAGGAGCGTTCAGGAGGGCGTGCGCCAAGCAGTTCCATAGAATCTTCTCGGGGATCGacgtggagggagagaaggcagaaaCGACGGGAGGATAGGGAGCACCCCAGAGGAGAGGAAAGGTCCGGATTGGGAGAAGGGTCGGCTCAGACACACCGAACGGTTTCAGGCGTCTCGGTGCATCGGCAGTATGATGATAGAGACCGAGAACTGGAGCGGTTGCGCAGATTGGTAATGGATTTggagctggaagcaaggggtcggcgCCAAAAAAGGAATCACAACCCCCGGCAAAGGAGAAATCGGGGCGAGGAGGGCTCCAGCCGATCTAGTACGCAACGATTCCAAGACCGATCACGCTCTCAAGAGTCACACCGGCACTCCCGGGAGACGCGTCATCAGTGGGACCGTTCATGA